Within Kutzneria chonburiensis, the genomic segment TAGCCAGCCGCTACAAGTTGATTACCTCGAAGGCCACGCCGAACTTGGCCCCGAGCAGGCTGCCGACCGGCCGTGCGGACGACTCCAGGAACTCCCTCGGGTCGCTCATCGGGTTGTCGACGAGCCCGCGCAGGTACTCCCCGTGCGCCTCCAGCGACGCCACGCCCTGGTCGAAGCTGGCCGTCACGTCGACGCCGTGCAGCGCGTTCGGGGCGGCGGCCACGAACACGTGCTTGGCCTTCCACGGCTCCAGACCGAGATCCCGGAAGATCCAGCGGTTCGCCGCGTCGCGGGCGGCGTCCACCGCGGCCCGGCCGACGGCGATGTGGTCGGCCTGGTTGGGCACGCCCGGACCCCAGAATTCCCGCCAGCTCGCGGTCACGACGACATCGGGCCGGTGCCGGCGGATCGCCTCGGCGAAGGCCCGCCGCAGCGGCAGGCCGTACTCCACGACACCGTCCTGGAAGCCGTAGAACTCCACGACATCCACGCCGACGACCGCCGCGCCGGCCCGTTCCTCGGCCTCGCGCAGCGGCCCGCACTGCTCCGGGTCGAGGCCGTCGATGCCGGCCTCGCCGCTGGTGGCCAGGCCGTAGACGACGCGCTTGCCCTGCCCGGTCCAGCGGGCGATCGCCGCGGCGACGCCGTACTCCAGGTCGTCCGGGTGGGCGACGAGCGCCAGCACGCTGTCGAAGGACTCGTCGATGGGCTCCAGCGCCTCGGGCATCGTCACGGCCCGAACGGTACCTCTTATGCGGTGTCCCGGCGGATCAACTCGGTCGGCAGCAACACCGACGGCGGCAGCTCCTCGTCCCCCTCGAACTGCGCCAGCAGCCGCCACGTCATGGTCCGCCCCAGTTCCTCTATCGGCTGCCGGACCGTGGTCAGCGGCGGCACCGACGTGGCGGCCAGCCCCGAGTCGTCGAAGCCGACCACCGCGAGGTCCTCCGGCACCCGGATTCCCCGCCCCCGCAGCACATGCAGCGCGCCGATGGCCATCAGGTCCGACGCCACGAACACCGCGTCCAGGCCCGGATGCGCGGTCAGCAGCTGCTCCATCGCCGCCATGCCGCCCTCGAGGCTGAAGTCGGCGTGCGCGATGGCGTCGGTCGGCCGGCCGGCCATGGACAGCGTCCGCCGCCAGCCGGACAACCGGTCGATGCCCACGGCCATGTCCCGCGGCCCGGCGATGGTGCCGATCTGCCGGTGGCCCTGGTCGATCAGGAACTGCGCGGCCTGCCCGGCGCCGTTGAAGTTGTCCGCGTCCACGTACGGCACCTCGACCTTGGCCAGCGGCCGCCCGCACAGCACCACCGGCAGCCCGGAGGCGACGAGCTGGGCCGGCAGCTGGTCCTCGCCGTGCAGGCTGACCACCAGCGCCCCGTCCACGTGCCCGGAGGTCAGGTAGTTGGCCATCTGGCCGTGGTCCTGCTCGTCCTGGGCCATCAGCAGCACCAGCTGCAGCCCGCTGCCGGCCAGGCCGGCGTGCACGCCGCGCAGCACGCGGGCGAAGAACGGGTCCCCGAGCACGCGGTCGCCGTGCTCGGAGACGACCAGCGCGATCGAGTTGGTCCGCTTCATCGCCAGCGACCTGGCCAGCATGTTCGGGCTGTAGCCGAGGCTGGTCACGGCCTGCGCCACCGCCTCGCGGGCCTTGGCGCTGACGTAGGTGCGGCCGTTGATCACCCGCGAGGCGGTGGACCGGGACACCCCGGCCACCCTGGCCACCTCGTCGAGGGTCGGGACCTCCCGGCCGTCTTCGGCCACGCTCTACCCCTGTTCCGGCAGGGCGTTCGCCCCCGCCACCGTCGCGTACCACCTGCCGCTCAGCTTAGGAGTGCGGGCGAAAGTGTCGAAGTCGACATGCGCGATGCCGAACCGTTTCGCGTAGCCCTCGGCCCACTCGAAGTTGTCGAGCAGGGACCAGGCGAAGTAGCCGCGCACGTCCACCCCGGCCTGGATCGCGTCGTGCACCGCCCCGAGGTGCTGTTCGAAATACCGCTGCCGAGCATGGTCTTCGATCTTGCCGTCGACCACGGTGTCATCGTAGGCGGCGCCGTTCTCGGTGATGTGAATGGGCAGCCGCGGGTATTCGTCGTGCAGGCGGTTCAGTACGCGGAACAGGCCGTCGGGCAATTCCTCCCAGCCCATCGCCGTGGTCGGCAGGCCGCGGCTGACGTTGTGCGCGTGCTCCGACCCGATCCATTCCGGCGTGATTCCGCCGGGCTGCCCGGTGACGTGGTGACCGGTGTAGTAGTTCACGCCGAGGGCGGCCAGCGGGGCGCTGATCAGCGTCAGGTCGCCGGGGCGGATGTGGTCAGCGAAGCCCAGCGGGGCCAGGTCGGCCAGCACGTCGTCGGGGTACCGGCCGCACAGCACGGGATCCAGCCACAGCCGGTTCTGCAGGCCGTCGACCCGCCGGGCGGCGTCCACGTCGATCGGGTCGTCGGGATCCACCGGGTCGACCGGGTACAGGTTGAACGTGACGCTGACGTTGTCGCCGATGATCGACCGCGCGAGGCCGTGCCCCAGCAGGAGATGGTGCACGGCGGCGGCAGCGGCTCTCGGCTCTCGACGACCGGGGCGTGCACGCCGGCGGCGTAGCCGAGCAGCGAGGCGCAGTAGGGCTCGTTGAGCGTGGTCCAGTTGTTGACGCGGTCGTGCAGCGCGTCGTACACGACCTGGGTGTAGTCGGCGAAGTGCTGGGCCGTGTCACGCTGCGCCCAGCCGCCACGGATCTCGTGCCGCTGCGGCAGATCCCAGTGGTAGAGCGTGAGAAACGGGGCGATGCCGCGGTCGAGCAGGCCGTCGACCAGACGCTCGTAGAAGTCCAGGCCCTTGCGGTTGATCGCGCCGTCGTCGTCGATGATCCGGGACCACGACACGGAGAACCGGTAGGCGTTGAGGTTGAGCTCGGACATCAGCGCCAGGTCGACGTCCAGCAGGTGGTAGTGGTTGGCGGCCACGTCCCCGGTGTCGCCGTTGACCACGCGCCCGGGCTGCCGGCTGAACACGTCCCACACGGACTCGCAGCGGCCGTCCTCGGCCGCCGCGCCCTCCACCTGGTAGGCGGCCGTCGCCGCGCCCCACAGGAATCCTTCCGGGAACACAGACACAGTTACCCCTTCACCGCTCCCTGCATGATGCCGGCGACGAGCTGACGGCCCACCGCGACAAAGAGCAGGAAGATCGGGATCGTGGCCAGCGTGGTGCCGGCCAGCACCAGCGCGTAGTTGACGTAGTAGCCGGCCTGGAGCTGTTCCAGGGCCAGCTGGATGGTCGGGTTGTTCTGGTCGAGCGCGATCAGCGGCCACAGGAAGTCGTTCCAGGACTGCATGAACGTGAACAGGCCGAGCATGGCCGCGGCCGGGCGGGCCGCCGGCACGGCGACGTGCCAGAAGACGCGGATCATCGAGCAGCCGTCCGAGCGGGCCGCCTCGATCAGCTCCGACGGCACCGCGTCGGCCAGGTACTGGCGCATCCAGAACACGCCGAACGCGCTGACCAGGTTGGGCACGATCACGGCTTGCAGGTGGCCGGCCCAGCCGAAGTCGGCCATGGCCATGTAGAGCGGGATGATGCCCAGCTGCGTCGGCACCGCCATGGTCAGCACGACGAGTACGAAAAGGACGTTGCTACCGCGGAAGGCCAGCTTGGCGAAGGCGAAGCCGGCCAGCGTGGAGAAGATGACCACCGACAGCGCCACCGAGCCGGACACGATGACGCTGTTCAGCAGCGCGTGCCAGAACGGGATGGTGTCCAGCACCTGCTGGGCGTTGCTGAAGAAGTTGCCGCCGGGCAGCAGCGGCGGCACCTTGTCGGTGAGGATGTCGTTGCCGTGGCTGGGCACCAGGAACGACCAGTAGATCGGGAAGGCCGAGCCCAGCACGAACGCCACCAGCAGGCCGTAGACGAGGAAACCCGGTCGGCGGGTCATCGGGCCAGCCTCCTGGTGATGAAGTAGTTGCCGACCGCGGCGATCACGATGACCAGGAACAGCACCCAGGCGATGGCGCTGGCGTAGCCGAGCCGCTGGTTGTCGAACGCCGACTGGTACAGGTAGAGCGTCACGGTCTGGAACTGGCCGGTCGAGCCGCCGGTGTCCGAGCCGGGCATCGCGCTGAACAGCTTGGGCTCGGTGAAGATCTGCAGGCCGCCGATGGTCGACGTGATCACCACGAAGATGATGGTCGGCCGCAGCATCGGCAGCGTGATGCTGGTGAACCGCCGCCAGGGGCCGGCCCCGTCGATCATCGCCGCCTCGTTCATCTCCGGCGGGATGGCCTGCATGGCGGCCAGCACGATCAGCGCGTTGTAGCCGGTCCAGCGCCAGTTCACCATGGTGGCGATGGCGATGTGGCTGGCCAGCCGGTCGGCCTGCCAGTCGATCCGGCCGATGCCGACGAACTCCAGCAGCGAGTTGACCAGGCCGTAGTTGACACCGAACAGGTTGCCGAAGATGATGCCGACCGCGACCAGGCTGGCCACGTACGGCACCAGCACGCCCATCCGGAAACCCGTGCGCAGCCTCAGGTTGGTGTTCAGCAGCGCGGCCACCGCGACGGCGACGACCACCTGCGGCACGCTGGAGAGCAGGAAGATGCTGACGGTGTTGAGCAGCGCGTTCCAGAACTGCGGATCGGCCAGCAGCTCGCCGTAGTTGCCGGCGCCGAGGAACTTCGCCGTGTCGTCACCGAGCCGCCAGTCGAACAGCGACACGTATCCGGTGTACAGCAACGGAAACAGGCCGACCACCGCGAACACCACGAAGAACGGCGCGACGTAGACGTACGGCGAGACCTTGAGATCCAGCTTGGCCCAGCGGTCGGGCCGCCCGGCGACCGGGGCGGTGGCCTCCGGTCGCCGGGCGGGCAGTCGGGTCAGCGTCACTTCGCTGCCTTCTGCGCACCGGCCACGGCCTGCTGCCAGCCGTCGGCCGCGGACTTGCCCTGTTCCACCGCCTGTAGCGCCGGCGCGAACACGTCGTCCTGGATCTGGCCGTCGGCCGGCCCCTTGTACTGGGCCTTGGTCAGCTTCTTGGCCAGCTCCGCGTACAGCGCACCGGTCTTCGGGTCGGCGAAGTAGGCGTTGGTGGTGTTCTGCAACTCGGGCGACTGGAGGGCCTGCACCTGGCTGGGGAACGGGCCCTTGGCCACGAACGCCTTGATCTGCTGCTGCGGCGCGGTCAGCCAGGCCGCGAGCTCGGCCGCTTCCTTGGGGTGCTTGCTCTGCAACGGAACCGTGAGGTACGAGCCGCCCCAGTTGCCGCCGCCGTCGGGGAAGGCCGACGAGACGGCCCACTTGCCCTTGTTGTCCGGGCCCGAGTTCTGCTCGATCGAGCCGAGCATCCAGGCCGGGCAGACGGTGGTGGCGAAGGCGCTGGTCTTGAAGCCGGCCTGCCACTCGTTGCCGAACGACACCAGCTTGGCCGACTCCTTGTCGGCGATGGCCTGCGTGACCGCGTCCCAGTCCTTCTTGATGTCCGGGTTGCTGGCCACGACGAGGGTGTCGCTCTGGTCGTAGTAGCCGACGTCGTGCTGGTTGTGCATGGCGTTGAAGATCTGGGTCGAGGTGTCGAACCAGGGCTTGCCGGTCTTCTGCACGTAGGTCTTGCCGGCGTCGAAGTAGCTCTGCCAGCTGGCGAACAGCGCCTTCACGCCGTCCGGGTCGCTGGGCAGGCCGGCTGCCTTGAGCATGTCGGTCCGGTAGCACATGGCCAGCGGGCCGATGTCGGTGCCGTAGCCGACCAGCTTGCCGTCCTTGGACTTGCCGGCGTCGTACTTCCACGGCAGCCAGCGGTCCGGGCCCGCGTCGGCCGGGCCGATCTTGCTCAGGTCGTTGAACTTGTCCGACTTGGCCATCACCTGGGCCCGGTAGCCCTCCTCGATGGCCTCGATGTCGTCAAGGCCGGAACCGGCGGCCAGCTTGGTGAACAGCTCCTTGTGGTGCGGCGCGGCCTGGCCGACCTTGTGCTGCGTGACCACGATGTTCGGATGCTCGGTCTGATACTGCTTGAGCAGGTCCTCGTAGCCGAACTCGCCGAAGGTGGCGATGGTTAAGTGGATCTTGCTGTCGGCCGCGTCGCCGGCCCCGCAGCCGGTGACCAGCCCGGCGACGACAGCCGTCGCGATGGCGGTCGCGAGAAGTCTCTGACGCATGTGCTCCGCTCCATTCTGGAAGCGCTTCCAGACACTGGGGGCAGAGTTTGCGGGGTTCTTACGACGTCGTCAACCGGTCGACGCCATCTCGTGACCAGATTTCTGGAAGCGCTCCCAGTCGAACGGATCGAATCCTGACACGAAAACAGCGCCGCCGGAAGGTCCGGCGGCGCTGGTCCGTTACCGCGCGACTACCCCACGTGCAGAATGTCGCGGGCGGCCGCGGCCGCCTCCTGCGCCGCGCAGGACACCAGATCGGTGCCCGCCTTCACGTCGACCTTCGGCAGGTTCCAGCCCTGGAGGCTGACCACCGGCGTCGCGCCGCGCAGGTCGGCCGCGTCGTAGGTGACGGTGAGGGTCTGCGACTCCCCCGGCCACAGCGTGACGTCGTTGTCATTCCACAGACCCGACGTAACCTGGTTGTCACCGGGCTGCTCGGTGCCGTCCGCATTGCCGCGGCGGATGTCGGCCCGCAGGAAGAAGCCGACGACCGGCTGCTTCGAGGTGTTGGTGACCGTCACCTTTGTGACCTGCTTGCCGTCCCGCTGCTTCTGCGAGTAGGCGACCGCGGACACCTTGGCCTGCTGAAGGTTCTGGAGGCCCTGAAGGTCGGCGTACTGGGTCATGGTCGCCTGCGGGTTGCCGTAGCTGGCCGGCCAGTCGACCACGTCCTGCTGCGTGGACAGCCAGTACACGTTGCGGTCCACGACCTGGTTTCCCTTGCGCAGCAACAGCTCCACGAAATACGTCTGCGCCTTGGCCGGCGGCGCGGTCACCGCGGGCGTCTTCGGCTTGAGGACATCGGTGCGGACCTGCTGACTGGCCAGGCTGGTCGCGTCCGTGTGCTGGTTGTCCAGCACGTTGCCGTTGGTGTCGTACACCTTGGACTCGACGGTCAAGCCGTCCTGCTTGTCGGCGCCCAGGTTGTCGACCGTGACGCCGCCGTCGTCGTAGGAGTACAGGACGTGCAGCGGCTCATTGGCCTTCTTCGCGCCGAAGAAGCTGCCGGCCTGGTCGCCGTCGTTGTTGTAGAGCGTCCAGAGCAGGCTGGGCCAGCCCTTGTTGCCCTGCCAGTAGATGGTGCCGGTGGACGGCGTCGGCTGGTTGGTCGAGTGGTCGATGAACGCCTCGAACTGCGAGCGGGTGTTCTCGTAGTTCTGCACCTGGGCCTGCTGCACGTACTGCGACAGGCTGTTCCACCGGCCGTAGCGGTTGGACATGGCCTGGTCGAAGGTGAACATCGAGCCGAAGCTGTAGCCGCCGTGGCCCTGCTCGAAGTTCAGGTGGTACTGGTTGTAGGCCGGGTCCTGCCAGAGCTTGGCCTGCTCGTCGGCGCTGAGGAAGCGGTTGATCGAGTCCAGCGTCGGCACCGTGTCGCCCGCACTCTGCTCGCTGTCGAAGCCCCAGGAGCCGCCCACGTTGGTGCGGGAGTCGTCGGTCGGGTCGAAGTGGGTGGTGTCGTACCAGTAGTTCGGGGGCACGTAGTCGTACGGGCCCTCCTTCTCGCCGGCCTGGCCCAGCTGCGGGCTGGCCTTGTACTCCGCCGAGGCGACGATCGGCTGGTGGAAGTCCGCGTCCTTGAAGCCCTGCAGCGACACCGCTTCCTGGCGGGGCGTGGGCTGGTTGTCGCTCCAGTTGAACGTGATCACGCTCGGGTGGTCGCGCAGCCGCTCGCCGATCGTCTGGGCGCTGAGCTGGATGATCTTGAATTCCTCATCCGTGACGCCCTTCTCGTTGCCCGGCAGCTCCCAGTGGTCGCAGCAGGAGAAGCCCGCGTTGATCATGATGCCGGCGCGGTCCAGCTGCTCGTAGAAGTCGTCCGGCAGGAAGTGGCCCTCGACCCGGACCAGGTTCACGCCCATGTTCTTGAGCAGCTTCACCTGCTTGGCGATGTCTTTGGCGTCATAGTGCAGCAGCAGATCCTCGGCGAAGCCGGCGCCGCGGACCACCAGCGGCTTGCCGTTGATCGCGTACTGCCGGACCCCGTCAGGGGCCGCCGGCGAGGGGCTGATCAGCTTCGTCGTGACCGTGCGGATGCCGAACTGCTCCGTCGTGCCGCTGCCCTGGGCCTCGGTGGTCAGCGTGTACAGCGGTTGGCTGCCGAGGTAGTACGGCCACCACAGCTGCGGGTGGTCGATCACGATCGGCTTGAACGTCACCGTCTGGGTGCTGTGCGGTGGGACCGTCACCATCTGCTGCACCGTGCGCGGCCGGCCGTCCGGGTCCGTGACCGTCGCCTTGGCCATCGTCGTGATCGCGATGTCCGTGCTGTTCGTGAGGTCCGTCTTCGGCGTCAGCGTCGAGCGGTCGTTGGCGTTGTCCTGGAGGACGCGGGCGTTGCCGTTGGTCAGGACGCCCGCGACGCGCAGCTGGACCGGGAAGTGGATGCCGGTGTTGTTGTCCGGCGGGACCTGGTTCCAGTCGATGTCCGAGACCGTGAACATCTTGCCCGGGTTGTTCGGGTAGACCTTGAGGGCCAGCGTGTTGCGGCCCTTCGTGACCAGCTTCGAGACGTCGAACGTGAACTTCGTGTAGGCGCCTTGGACCGTGCTGTTGCTCGCCACCTGTTGGCCGTTCAGCCACACGTCCGCGGTGCCGATCACGCCGTTCACGATCAGCTGGGCGGTGCTCTTCTGGGCCAGGTTCGGTGTGAAGTCCGTACGGAACCACCAGGGCACGTTGAAGGGCGCGATCGCCGGGCCGTGGTTGTTGTCCGTGTAGCCGAAGCACTTGCGCAGGTTGTCCGAGAAGTAGACGTCCGGGCACTTCCCGTTCTGGACGAGGGCCCCGATCTCCGTGCCCGGAGCTCCCCCGTCATCGGCTTTGACCTTCAGCCAGCCCTTCGTGTCGAACCCCGCCTTCGACACCTCACCGCCCGGCTGCGTCGCCTCCGCCGTGCTCTGCACCTGCCAGCCCTGTAACCCCAGCGTCTCCAGCCCCGTAGCCCCGCTCGCCGGCGCCGCTCCTCCCGGCACCGCTCCCGTGACTCCCAGCAGGCCCGCCAGCAGGGCTCCCGCCAGCCCCGCACCCAGCCCTCGTCGCATCGCCCCAGCTCCCCACACGCCGAAATAGTTCAGAAGGTTTCCTAACACACATCCCCCACCGCCGGAAGCCCTCCATTCCCCCAGCTCAGCGCCCCACCACCCCCCGATTTCGATCTTTCCCCCAGGTGCGCTAAGCTATGCCAGCACTCACCGCAACACCGAGTGCAAGACCGGGACGTGGCGCAGTTTGGTAGCGCACTTGACTGGGGGTCAAGGGGTCGCAGGTTCAAATCCTGTCGTCCCGACGGTCGAGAGGGTCTTCGCAGCTCAGAGCATGCGAAGACCCTCTTTTATGATCTTGTTCCGTTCGTCGAGCTCAAGCACGCCGCTCTTGGACCCCTTGACTCGACGAGGTCACGATGCCGCTCTTGGACCTGGACAAGATCACGAACGACCTTCCCACACTGTGGGACAGCTACCTCCGCAGCTGGGACCGAACCCTCCGTTCGGCCAACCACCCGGAGACCACCCGCTACAACTACCTGCTCGCCGCACAACAGCTCGCGCTCTACCTCGCGGAGTACTCCCCCGACCCCGAGGCGAATGACGCAGCCGACGACCCGACCGAGGTCACCCGCGCCCACATCGAGCATTTCCAGGCCTGGATGATCGAGACCCGCTCAGCCGCCACCGCCA encodes:
- a CDS encoding PIG-L deacetylase family protein, with the translated sequence MPEALEPIDESFDSVLALVAHPDDLEYGVAAAIARWTGQGKRVVYGLATSGEAGIDGLDPEQCGPLREAEERAGAAVVGVDVVEFYGFQDGVVEYGLPLRRAFAEAIRRHRPDVVVTASWREFWGPGVPNQADHIAVGRAAVDAARDAANRWIFRDLGLEPWKAKHVFVAAAPNALHGVDVTASFDQGVASLEAHGEYLRGLVDNPMSDPREFLESSARPVGSLLGAKFGVAFEVINL
- a CDS encoding LacI family DNA-binding transcriptional regulator; protein product: MAEDGREVPTLDEVARVAGVSRSTASRVINGRTYVSAKAREAVAQAVTSLGYSPNMLARSLAMKRTNSIALVVSEHGDRVLGDPFFARVLRGVHAGLAGSGLQLVLLMAQDEQDHGQMANYLTSGHVDGALVVSLHGEDQLPAQLVASGLPVVLCGRPLAKVEVPYVDADNFNGAGQAAQFLIDQGHRQIGTIAGPRDMAVGIDRLSGWRRTLSMAGRPTDAIAHADFSLEGGMAAMEQLLTAHPGLDAVFVASDLMAIGALHVLRGRGIRVPEDLAVVGFDDSGLAATSVPPLTTVRQPIEELGRTMTWRLLAQFEGDEELPPSVLLPTELIRRDTA
- a CDS encoding carbohydrate ABC transporter permease, translated to MTRRPGFLVYGLLVAFVLGSAFPIYWSFLVPSHGNDILTDKVPPLLPGGNFFSNAQQVLDTIPFWHALLNSVIVSGSVALSVVIFSTLAGFAFAKLAFRGSNVLFVLVVLTMAVPTQLGIIPLYMAMADFGWAGHLQAVIVPNLVSAFGVFWMRQYLADAVPSELIEAARSDGCSMIRVFWHVAVPAARPAAAMLGLFTFMQSWNDFLWPLIALDQNNPTIQLALEQLQAGYYVNYALVLAGTTLATIPIFLLFVAVGRQLVAGIMQGAVKG
- a CDS encoding carbohydrate ABC transporter permease, which translates into the protein MTRLPARRPEATAPVAGRPDRWAKLDLKVSPYVYVAPFFVVFAVVGLFPLLYTGYVSLFDWRLGDDTAKFLGAGNYGELLADPQFWNALLNTVSIFLLSSVPQVVVAVAVAALLNTNLRLRTGFRMGVLVPYVASLVAVGIIFGNLFGVNYGLVNSLLEFVGIGRIDWQADRLASHIAIATMVNWRWTGYNALIVLAAMQAIPPEMNEAAMIDGAGPWRRFTSITLPMLRPTIIFVVITSTIGGLQIFTEPKLFSAMPGSDTGGSTGQFQTVTLYLYQSAFDNQRLGYASAIAWVLFLVIVIAAVGNYFITRRLAR
- a CDS encoding ABC transporter substrate-binding protein, whose translation is MRQRLLATAIATAVVAGLVTGCGAGDAADSKIHLTIATFGEFGYEDLLKQYQTEHPNIVVTQHKVGQAAPHHKELFTKLAAGSGLDDIEAIEEGYRAQVMAKSDKFNDLSKIGPADAGPDRWLPWKYDAGKSKDGKLVGYGTDIGPLAMCYRTDMLKAAGLPSDPDGVKALFASWQSYFDAGKTYVQKTGKPWFDTSTQIFNAMHNQHDVGYYDQSDTLVVASNPDIKKDWDAVTQAIADKESAKLVSFGNEWQAGFKTSAFATTVCPAWMLGSIEQNSGPDNKGKWAVSSAFPDGGGNWGGSYLTVPLQSKHPKEAAELAAWLTAPQQQIKAFVAKGPFPSQVQALQSPELQNTTNAYFADPKTGALYAELAKKLTKAQYKGPADGQIQDDVFAPALQAVEQGKSAADGWQQAVAGAQKAAK
- a CDS encoding glycoside hydrolase family 2 protein, with protein sequence MRRGLGAGLAGALLAGLLGVTGAVPGGAAPASGATGLETLGLQGWQVQSTAEATQPGGEVSKAGFDTKGWLKVKADDGGAPGTEIGALVQNGKCPDVYFSDNLRKCFGYTDNNHGPAIAPFNVPWWFRTDFTPNLAQKSTAQLIVNGVIGTADVWLNGQQVASNSTVQGAYTKFTFDVSKLVTKGRNTLALKVYPNNPGKMFTVSDIDWNQVPPDNNTGIHFPVQLRVAGVLTNGNARVLQDNANDRSTLTPKTDLTNSTDIAITTMAKATVTDPDGRPRTVQQMVTVPPHSTQTVTFKPIVIDHPQLWWPYYLGSQPLYTLTTEAQGSGTTEQFGIRTVTTKLISPSPAAPDGVRQYAINGKPLVVRGAGFAEDLLLHYDAKDIAKQVKLLKNMGVNLVRVEGHFLPDDFYEQLDRAGIMINAGFSCCDHWELPGNEKGVTDEEFKIIQLSAQTIGERLRDHPSVITFNWSDNQPTPRQEAVSLQGFKDADFHQPIVASAEYKASPQLGQAGEKEGPYDYVPPNYWYDTTHFDPTDDSRTNVGGSWGFDSEQSAGDTVPTLDSINRFLSADEQAKLWQDPAYNQYHLNFEQGHGGYSFGSMFTFDQAMSNRYGRWNSLSQYVQQAQVQNYENTRSQFEAFIDHSTNQPTPSTGTIYWQGNKGWPSLLWTLYNNDGDQAGSFFGAKKANEPLHVLYSYDDGGVTVDNLGADKQDGLTVESKVYDTNGNVLDNQHTDATSLASQQVRTDVLKPKTPAVTAPPAKAQTYFVELLLRKGNQVVDRNVYWLSTQQDVVDWPASYGNPQATMTQYADLQGLQNLQQAKVSAVAYSQKQRDGKQVTKVTVTNTSKQPVVGFFLRADIRRGNADGTEQPGDNQVTSGLWNDNDVTLWPGESQTLTVTYDAADLRGATPVVSLQGWNLPKVDVKAGTDLVSCAAQEAAAAARDILHVG
- a CDS encoding phage integrase N-terminal SAM-like domain-containing protein, whose amino-acid sequence is MDLDKITNDLPTLWDSYLRSWDRTLRSANHPETTRYNYLLAAQQLALYLAEYSPDPEANDAADDPTEVTRAHIEHFQAWMIETRSAATAINKHKVLRQFFNWLRDDEKDIDHHPMERVKQPKAQKKLVPIIIRRVAGRSNHPVGFQSGDRC